A portion of the Parasedimentitalea marina genome contains these proteins:
- a CDS encoding ABC transporter substrate-binding protein, producing the protein MNLNTAVAALAISVATVTAPMAQAESQDPIKIAVNEWTGQHLSANIAAELLKKMGYSVEMVTAGGLPQFTALEQGELHFNPEVWDNSITDAYTNGLTSGAIVDMGQLGLEPREGWIYPDYMAEQCPGLPSYQALYDCAQAFANAESFPNGRLITYPADWGTRSKSVVEGTGLPFNPVPGGSEGAMVAELKSALASKEPILMMFWQPHWVFAEVDMNWVEWNPAQGECVEEDQQRDTACGFAQASVNKIVSKSLPENWPKAAKFIEQFTLTNAEQNAMILEVDQGGRPLEEVVQDWITANEAKWTSWIN; encoded by the coding sequence ATGAACCTTAACACTGCCGTAGCGGCCCTTGCCATTTCGGTTGCAACCGTGACCGCGCCGATGGCGCAAGCCGAGTCACAAGACCCGATCAAGATTGCGGTCAACGAATGGACCGGCCAGCACCTGTCTGCAAACATCGCCGCAGAGCTGCTAAAGAAAATGGGCTACAGCGTGGAAATGGTCACCGCCGGTGGCTTGCCACAGTTCACCGCGCTGGAGCAGGGCGAGCTGCATTTCAACCCCGAAGTCTGGGACAATTCAATCACAGATGCCTACACCAACGGCCTGACATCGGGTGCGATTGTCGACATGGGGCAACTGGGGCTGGAACCGCGCGAAGGCTGGATCTATCCCGACTACATGGCCGAGCAATGCCCCGGCTTGCCCAGCTATCAGGCGCTTTACGATTGCGCTCAGGCATTCGCCAATGCTGAATCCTTTCCCAATGGTCGCCTGATCACCTACCCCGCGGATTGGGGCACGCGCTCTAAATCCGTGGTCGAAGGCACCGGTCTGCCCTTCAATCCGGTCCCCGGCGGATCCGAGGGCGCCATGGTCGCCGAGTTGAAAAGCGCGCTGGCCTCGAAAGAACCGATTTTGATGATGTTCTGGCAGCCGCACTGGGTGTTCGCCGAAGTTGATATGAACTGGGTCGAGTGGAACCCGGCACAGGGCGAATGTGTCGAAGAAGACCAGCAGCGCGACACCGCCTGCGGATTTGCTCAGGCCTCGGTCAACAAGATCGTGTCCAAGTCACTGCCGGAAAACTGGCCGAAGGCTGCCAAGTTCATTGAGCAGTTCACCCTGACCAATGCCGAGCAGAACGCCATGATCCTGGAGGTCGATCAGGGTGGCCGCCCACTGGAAGAGGTGGTTCAGGACTGGATCACCGCCAACGAAGCCAAATGGACCAGCTGGATCAACTAA
- a CDS encoding choline dehydrogenase has product MSHSVSSATATDIGAYDYIIIGAGSAGCVLANRLGEDPKARILVLEAGGSDKSIYVEMPTALSIPMNTKRFNWGMVTEPEPGLDNRVMNLPRGKGLGGSSSINGMCYVRGNPMDYELWSALGAGGWHWANVLPYFQRLENVKGGGPLRGIHGPISVTRGPETNPLYQTFVQAGSQAGYAASPNMNQRQHEGMGPMEMSVGGGKRSSAAVGYLRPAIKRGNVRVISQALVDRILFDQGRASGVLFTQNGRPQLARADQEIILSAGAIMSPVILKRSGIGPAKELQAHQIEVQADRAEVGENLMDHLEVYVQQECTQPVSLFSHMNLIGKAMIGARWLLTKGGLGATNHFESGGHIRSRAGIVYPDIQYHFLPLAISYDGKTLAKGHGFQVHVGTKRSKSRGWVRLRSADSCDLPRVRFNYMTHPEDRPEMRACIRLTREIFAQPAFAPYRGKELAPGDACQSDDSIDQFITDKVESAYHPCGTCRMGDDAAAVVDPKTMRVKGVQGLLVVDSSVMPQATAGDLNAPTLMLAERASDLIRGRALPAAQDAPLLAAPDWALSQRSRDISHDYAGDRDSLRAALLANARR; this is encoded by the coding sequence ATGTCACATTCTGTATCTTCCGCCACAGCGACTGACATCGGAGCCTATGATTACATCATCATTGGTGCCGGATCGGCCGGCTGTGTGCTGGCCAACCGCTTGGGCGAGGACCCAAAAGCTCGTATTTTGGTGCTCGAGGCCGGCGGCAGCGACAAATCGATATATGTCGAGATGCCAACGGCACTGTCGATCCCAATGAACACCAAGCGATTCAACTGGGGCATGGTGACAGAGCCCGAGCCCGGGTTGGACAACCGGGTCATGAACCTGCCCCGCGGCAAGGGGCTCGGCGGGTCCTCGTCAATCAACGGCATGTGTTATGTGCGTGGCAATCCGATGGACTATGAGCTTTGGTCCGCATTGGGGGCTGGTGGATGGCACTGGGCAAATGTGCTGCCCTATTTCCAACGTCTTGAGAATGTCAAAGGTGGCGGCCCATTGCGCGGCATCCATGGGCCGATCTCGGTGACGCGAGGGCCGGAAACCAACCCGCTGTACCAGACCTTTGTTCAGGCCGGGTCGCAGGCCGGGTATGCGGCCAGTCCCAACATGAACCAGCGTCAGCACGAAGGCATGGGCCCGATGGAGATGTCGGTCGGCGGCGGCAAACGATCAAGCGCGGCGGTCGGTTATCTGCGCCCGGCGATCAAGCGCGGCAACGTTCGGGTGATCTCGCAGGCGCTGGTGGACCGGATCCTGTTTGATCAGGGTCGCGCCTCGGGTGTTTTGTTCACCCAAAATGGTAGGCCACAGCTGGCCCGGGCCGATCAGGAAATCATCCTCAGTGCTGGTGCGATCATGTCGCCGGTTATCCTCAAGCGGTCAGGCATCGGGCCGGCCAAAGAGTTGCAGGCGCATCAGATCGAGGTTCAGGCTGACCGGGCTGAAGTGGGTGAAAACCTGATGGACCACCTAGAGGTCTATGTGCAGCAGGAATGCACCCAACCGGTGTCATTGTTTTCACACATGAACCTTATTGGCAAAGCAATGATTGGCGCCCGGTGGCTGCTGACCAAAGGCGGATTGGGCGCGACGAACCATTTCGAAAGCGGCGGCCATATTCGCAGCCGCGCCGGCATTGTCTATCCGGACATCCAGTACCACTTTCTGCCGCTTGCTATTTCCTATGACGGAAAAACACTGGCCAAAGGTCACGGGTTTCAGGTGCATGTGGGCACTAAACGCTCCAAAAGTCGCGGCTGGGTGCGGCTGCGCAGCGCAGATTCTTGCGATCTGCCTCGGGTCCGGTTCAACTACATGACCCATCCCGAGGACAGGCCGGAGATGCGCGCCTGCATCCGGTTGACGCGCGAGATTTTTGCCCAACCAGCCTTTGCCCCCTACCGCGGTAAAGAGCTGGCACCAGGGGATGCCTGCCAAAGCGATGACAGCATCGATCAATTCATCACCGACAAAGTCGAAAGCGCCTATCACCCCTGTGGCACCTGCCGGATGGGGGATGACGCCGCCGCCGTGGTCGACCCAAAAACCATGCGCGTTAAGGGGGTCCAGGGTCTTCTAGTTGTCGATAGCTCGGTCATGCCGCAGGCAACGGCCGGCGACCTGAATGCACCAACACTGATGCTGGCAGAGCGGGCTTCGGACCTGATCCGGGGCCGTGCCTTGCCTGCCGCGCAGGATGCGCCGCTGCTGGCAGCGCCTGACTGGGCGCTCAGCCAACGGTCGCGGGACATCAGTCACGACTATGCCGGCGACCGGGACAGCTTGCGCGCCGCACTACTGGCGAATGCCAGACGATAA
- a CDS encoding cupin domain-containing protein: protein MTKPMKFAANGPDGWKDAADIALETAELIEGQPMGLDHIYFQKDEPGVRAGIWRSSPYTEFYENYPCSEFMYLLEGSVTLENEDFSETYTKGDAFLVPKGFRGYWKQTEPMLKYYVMID, encoded by the coding sequence ATGACCAAACCCATGAAATTCGCAGCAAATGGCCCTGATGGCTGGAAAGATGCAGCCGATATCGCGTTGGAAACAGCAGAGTTGATCGAGGGTCAGCCGATGGGGTTGGATCACATCTACTTTCAAAAGGACGAACCCGGCGTTCGCGCCGGTATTTGGCGCTCCTCTCCTTATACCGAATTCTACGAGAACTATCCCTGCAGTGAATTTATGTACCTGCTGGAAGGCTCCGTGACGCTCGAGAATGAAGACTTCTCGGAAACCTATACCAAGGGCGATGCCTTTCTCGTCCCCAAAGGCTTTCGCGGCTACTGGAAGCAGACAGAGCCGATGTTGAAATACTACGTGATGATCGATTGA
- a CDS encoding LysR family transcriptional regulator, whose translation MSHSPSLTALRAFDLVARLGSFTEAARKQNVTRPAISKQVKGLEVLMGCQLIVRSGPKVTLTTQGTELAAGLRQGFDIISASTQKVIEHSNHPKTVRILVERDFASSWLAERIGAFLVAHPGISIEVNAEHNGQLREGEDFSFRIFYGPKGCYETETLVEDFLCDWVDIPVCTPDYQVAHITEHGRYHNAHFLIDKNYNPWSEWFDKADLENPGAQASYTSFNETTLCLSAALAGSGITIGDSFLCLPAIDSGRLVAPFKIGLRSSERYSICYPSGRTLSKSERYFQNWLTQTIKEYDQTVGQVLSGIGINVIASHT comes from the coding sequence ATGTCTCACTCACCCTCTCTGACAGCCCTGCGTGCCTTTGACCTTGTTGCCCGACTGGGGTCGTTCACCGAGGCAGCGCGAAAGCAGAATGTGACACGCCCGGCGATCAGCAAGCAGGTCAAGGGCCTGGAGGTCCTGATGGGGTGCCAATTGATCGTTCGATCAGGCCCCAAAGTCACACTGACGACGCAGGGCACTGAACTTGCGGCCGGGCTGCGCCAGGGCTTTGATATAATTTCTGCCAGTACCCAAAAGGTAATCGAGCATTCCAATCACCCCAAAACGGTCCGAATCCTCGTGGAACGGGATTTCGCATCATCCTGGCTGGCAGAACGCATTGGGGCCTTTTTGGTGGCGCACCCCGGCATATCCATCGAGGTCAACGCCGAACACAATGGCCAGCTGCGTGAAGGCGAGGATTTCAGCTTTCGGATCTTTTACGGACCTAAAGGGTGCTATGAGACTGAAACACTCGTCGAGGATTTTCTGTGTGACTGGGTCGATATCCCAGTCTGTACGCCAGACTATCAGGTCGCGCATATCACCGAGCATGGCCGCTATCATAACGCCCATTTTCTGATCGACAAAAATTACAATCCCTGGTCCGAGTGGTTTGATAAGGCGGATCTGGAAAATCCGGGCGCGCAGGCGTCCTATACAAGCTTTAATGAAACCACATTATGTCTGTCAGCCGCTTTGGCGGGCTCTGGTATCACAATCGGAGACAGTTTCCTGTGCTTGCCTGCGATTGACAGTGGCCGTCTTGTTGCGCCGTTCAAAATCGGGTTGCGCAGCTCGGAACGGTATTCAATCTGCTACCCGTCTGGGCGAACCCTGTCGAAATCTGAGAGATATTTTCAAAATTGGCTGACCCAAACAATCAAAGAATATGATCAGACCGTTGGGCAAGTCCTGAGCGGGATTGGCATCAATGTGATAGCATCGCATACCTAG
- a CDS encoding PstS family phosphate ABC transporter substrate-binding protein: protein MAKVTLSFAVQVGATVAALFSGSIACADTLRIGGTGAALGSMSVLAEAFEDRNPGNTIQVLPSLGSSGGVKALVAQAIDLSVSARPLKDKETAAGASAKAYARTQLVFATTRGNDVTGVTTEQLEQVYNGTISHWADGRPIRLVMRPAAESDTRILRGLSVELDRAVGIALDRPGLVSATNDQENAALLERLEGSLGMIPMGQIATENRRLNILSLDGHDPTDTSENAPDGPLTKTFYLVSTDNISPLASDFRDFVYSDEGRALLSDYAFTPAG, encoded by the coding sequence ATGGCCAAGGTGACACTCAGCTTCGCAGTACAGGTTGGCGCAACGGTTGCAGCGTTGTTTTCGGGAAGCATTGCCTGTGCTGATACTTTGCGGATTGGCGGGACGGGTGCAGCCCTTGGTAGTATGTCGGTTCTTGCCGAAGCTTTTGAAGACCGTAATCCGGGTAATACGATTCAAGTGCTTCCCAGCCTGGGAAGCAGTGGCGGCGTTAAAGCGTTGGTTGCTCAGGCGATAGATCTCAGCGTGAGTGCCCGGCCACTGAAAGATAAGGAAACTGCGGCTGGTGCGTCGGCAAAAGCTTATGCCAGAACACAATTGGTATTTGCGACAACCCGTGGCAATGATGTGACCGGGGTTACGACCGAACAGCTTGAGCAAGTCTATAACGGTACGATTTCCCACTGGGCTGATGGCAGGCCCATTCGTCTGGTTATGCGTCCCGCCGCAGAATCTGACACGCGTATTCTGCGGGGACTGTCTGTCGAATTGGATCGTGCGGTTGGCATCGCACTGGACCGCCCCGGCCTGGTCAGTGCGACCAACGATCAGGAAAATGCTGCATTGTTGGAGCGTTTGGAAGGGTCATTGGGTATGATCCCCATGGGCCAGATCGCAACCGAAAATCGCCGTCTGAACATTCTATCGCTTGATGGCCATGATCCGACTGACACTTCTGAAAATGCCCCTGACGGGCCACTCACCAAAACGTTCTACCTGGTTTCGACTGACAACATTTCCCCCCTTGCATCGGACTTCCGTGACTTTGTCTACTCAGACGAAGGCCGCGCGCTGCTGTCTGACTATGCGTTCACACCGGCCGGATAG
- a CDS encoding putative bifunctional diguanylate cyclase/phosphodiesterase, which produces MFEENSQSDLVDPSIVRLTTAFAFAVSLAISILVPVSYFYFGLQFVHGKTTAQADMNSEDISQLVGRNPLMWHFETLRITEFLGGYEDTEIWKVFDVDGQLVAQVGMASIPSPVILTSHAFFDSGIEAGRLEVTYSIRPLAYRSLAVFFLSTLLGGLVFIGMRTLPLRVLRQAIEHASFLASHDPLTELPNRSLFNNWLINAIADVDRQQTPLAVLCLDLDHFKDVNDLLGHAAGDDLLKQATERLIALLDSNDLLARLGGDEFAIVQKSADQPSGATQLANLITAELSRPFDLDGNEAIIGTSVGITVLTDGSHIKATTLLQQADLALYRAKNECRGSIQFYAEEMNQQLLIRKKLESDLRIALTSDQLDLEFQPQIDLATGKIVGVEALLRWNHPTEGRIPPDQFIGLAEETGLIIPIGEWVIRSACAHARDWPELKFAVNVSPVQFRSPNLLELIRSSLADENVEPGRLEIEITEGILIQNTEETIAILTQLKDMGVRIAMDDFGTGYSSLNYLRRFDFDKIKIDQSFTAGLGHSPEADSIIQAVIDLGASLGMTSNAEGVETMEQARILKDQGCKEVQGYYFGRPMASSSIQELLADQDWMSVEAKAGGTDEATITDISTARMGTRSN; this is translated from the coding sequence ATGTTTGAGGAAAACAGTCAGTCCGATTTGGTAGATCCGAGTATCGTACGCCTGACAACGGCATTTGCGTTTGCTGTTTCTCTGGCGATATCGATCCTTGTGCCGGTATCGTATTTTTACTTTGGGCTGCAGTTCGTTCACGGAAAAACCACTGCTCAAGCAGACATGAATTCTGAGGATATAAGCCAGCTTGTCGGCCGCAATCCGCTAATGTGGCACTTTGAGACGCTCAGAATTACTGAATTTCTGGGCGGCTATGAGGACACCGAGATATGGAAAGTTTTCGATGTCGACGGGCAACTTGTCGCCCAGGTTGGAATGGCCTCCATACCCAGCCCGGTAATCCTGACGTCTCATGCATTTTTTGACTCGGGCATTGAGGCCGGGCGCCTTGAAGTCACGTACAGTATTCGCCCCTTGGCCTATCGCAGCTTGGCAGTCTTCTTCCTTTCAACCCTTCTTGGGGGGCTCGTTTTCATTGGGATGCGAACGCTTCCGCTTAGAGTGTTACGCCAAGCGATTGAGCATGCTTCCTTTTTGGCCAGTCATGATCCGCTTACGGAATTACCGAACAGATCCCTGTTCAATAATTGGTTGATCAACGCCATTGCAGACGTTGATCGGCAACAAACTCCCTTGGCGGTTCTTTGTTTGGATCTTGATCACTTTAAGGACGTCAATGATCTATTGGGGCATGCGGCGGGGGATGACCTTCTTAAGCAGGCGACAGAACGGCTAATAGCGTTGCTGGACAGTAATGATTTACTAGCGCGGCTAGGGGGCGACGAATTTGCCATTGTCCAAAAGTCGGCTGATCAACCAAGTGGCGCGACCCAGCTTGCAAACTTGATCACGGCCGAATTGTCACGGCCCTTTGATCTGGATGGCAACGAGGCAATCATTGGGACCAGCGTCGGAATTACCGTTTTGACCGATGGTAGCCATATCAAGGCTACAACACTGCTGCAGCAGGCAGATCTGGCCCTATACCGTGCAAAAAACGAGTGTCGTGGGTCCATTCAGTTTTACGCCGAGGAGATGAACCAGCAACTGTTGATCCGCAAAAAGCTTGAATCCGATCTTCGGATCGCTTTGACTTCGGATCAACTTGATCTGGAATTTCAGCCGCAGATTGACCTGGCCACTGGCAAAATTGTGGGTGTCGAGGCCCTGTTGCGCTGGAACCATCCCACCGAAGGGCGCATTCCGCCTGATCAGTTTATCGGTTTGGCCGAGGAAACCGGTTTGATTATCCCGATTGGTGAATGGGTCATCCGTAGTGCCTGCGCTCACGCGCGGGATTGGCCTGAATTGAAATTTGCCGTCAATGTTTCGCCGGTGCAATTCCGGTCACCAAACCTTTTGGAATTGATCCGGAGCTCGCTTGCAGACGAGAACGTAGAGCCGGGTCGATTGGAAATTGAGATCACGGAAGGCATCTTGATCCAGAACACCGAAGAAACCATAGCGATCCTGACCCAGTTAAAAGATATGGGCGTGCGCATCGCAATGGATGACTTTGGGACCGGCTATTCAAGCCTGAACTACCTGCGCCGGTTTGACTTTGACAAGATTAAGATAGACCAATCCTTTACAGCCGGTCTTGGCCATAGCCCCGAAGCTGACAGCATCATTCAGGCTGTGATTGATCTGGGAGCATCCCTAGGCATGACGTCCAATGCCGAAGGTGTTGAAACCATGGAACAAGCCCGCATCTTGAAGGATCAGGGCTGTAAGGAAGTGCAGGGATATTATTTTGGTCGGCCTATGGCATCGTCCAGCATCCAGGAACTATTGGCGGATCAGGACTGGATGTCTGTTGAAGCCAAAGCGGGTGGGACTGACGAGGCGACGATTACAGATATATCAACTGCCCGCATGGGAACCAGAAGCAACTGA
- a CDS encoding L-rhamnose mutarotase, translating into MVERMGMVIGLHPETLTEYRRLHAAVWPQVLDRLRRSNITNYSIFLRQPENLLFSYWEYTGSDFAADDAAIAADPVTQDWWKLCGPMQKPLESRSDGEWWAPMEPVFHLD; encoded by the coding sequence ATGGTTGAGAGAATGGGAATGGTCATCGGGCTGCATCCCGAGACACTCACAGAGTATAGGCGTTTGCATGCCGCCGTCTGGCCACAGGTGCTGGATCGGTTGCGCCGATCTAACATCACCAACTACTCAATCTTCCTGCGGCAACCAGAAAACCTTCTGTTCAGCTACTGGGAGTACACCGGATCAGATTTTGCTGCTGATGACGCTGCAATAGCCGCCGACCCGGTGACGCAGGATTGGTGGAAACTGTGCGGGCCAATGCAAAAACCACTTGAATCCCGCTCTGATGGAGAGTGGTGGGCCCCTATGGAACCAGTATTCCACCTTGATTAA
- a CDS encoding amidohydrolase family protein → MIIDAHQHFWHIARGDYAWMDDSVAPIRRDFLPADLTQIAAASGVTGTIVVQAAPTVAETQFLLSLAAGSPLICGVVGWVDLEAEDAEATLRELAQNKWFKGIRPMLQDIENTKWILQPKVQKALKLAADLGLRLDALVTPRHLDAISQIAEGIPALPIVIDHCAKPVIQGGQDAGENWRAGMKQLGGHPNVFCKLSGLANEYGSGWSAQTLQPVFDHVYQCFGPDRMMWGSDWPVLNLAGDYATWVKVAQTLAADLTQDQQDQLFSQTAHIFYGLADSQ, encoded by the coding sequence ATGATCATCGACGCCCATCAGCATTTCTGGCACATCGCCCGCGGTGACTACGCATGGATGGATGACAGCGTAGCCCCCATCCGACGTGATTTCCTGCCCGCAGACCTGACCCAGATCGCGGCGGCATCTGGCGTAACAGGTACAATTGTCGTCCAGGCGGCGCCGACAGTGGCGGAAACTCAATTTCTTCTTAGCCTGGCAGCCGGGTCCCCATTGATTTGTGGGGTGGTCGGATGGGTCGATCTAGAGGCGGAAGACGCCGAGGCAACGCTGCGGGAGTTGGCGCAGAACAAATGGTTCAAAGGCATTCGCCCGATGTTGCAGGATATCGAAAATACCAAGTGGATTCTGCAACCCAAGGTCCAAAAGGCTCTTAAACTTGCGGCTGATCTTGGGCTGCGGCTGGACGCATTGGTGACACCGCGCCATTTGGACGCGATTTCTCAAATCGCCGAGGGCATCCCGGCCTTGCCGATTGTGATCGATCATTGCGCCAAACCAGTGATCCAAGGCGGTCAGGACGCCGGGGAGAACTGGCGCGCCGGCATGAAGCAGCTGGGCGGCCATCCCAATGTGTTTTGCAAGCTGTCCGGCCTGGCCAATGAATACGGCAGCGGGTGGTCGGCCCAGACATTGCAACCGGTTTTTGATCACGTCTATCAGTGTTTCGGCCCGGACCGGATGATGTGGGGCAGCGATTGGCCAGTGCTGAACCTCGCGGGGGACTATGCTACCTGGGTCAAGGTCGCGCAGACGCTGGCGGCTGACCTGACACAGGATCAACAAGATCAGTTATTCTCGCAAACCGCGCACATATTCTACGGCTTGGCAGATAGTCAGTGA
- a CDS encoding mannitol dehydrogenase family protein — translation MSITPIIQFGTSRFLQAHADLFISEALQCGEALGPICVVQSSGEATRARRLAALSDPAGYPVQVQGLQNGEQVSFETRVQSVTRTLSTATDIAEVKRIVAFEAEIILSNTGDAGWVPQAADTKLDFSQDMSYPAKLTHLLLGRFQAGGQPIQVMPTELVAQNGTALRHRVLEIAAPLSAKFAAWIEAEVRFVNSLVDRIVSEPLHPAGAVAEPYALWAIEDCPGLRLPCAHPAITVVATLEQTEALKLYILNLGHSYLVEGWLQRGRQGAEFVRDLLSDPAVRGDLENLYAQEVLPAFAARGLGPEAQAYVATTLDRFSNPYLDHRLADIAQNHPEKVHRRIGAFLDWSATQDNATARPRLTAIVDHIRKSKDRT, via the coding sequence ATGTCAATCACTCCGATCATCCAGTTTGGGACCAGCCGTTTCCTGCAGGCGCATGCTGATCTGTTCATTTCAGAAGCATTGCAGTGCGGCGAGGCGCTGGGCCCAATTTGCGTTGTGCAGTCCAGTGGCGAGGCGACGCGCGCCCGTCGGTTGGCGGCCTTAAGTGACCCTGCGGGATATCCAGTCCAGGTTCAGGGCCTGCAAAATGGTGAACAGGTCTCGTTTGAGACCCGCGTACAGAGCGTGACCCGGACGCTGTCGACAGCGACTGATATTGCTGAGGTGAAGCGCATTGTGGCGTTTGAGGCGGAAATCATCCTGTCCAACACCGGGGATGCCGGCTGGGTGCCACAAGCCGCTGACACCAAACTGGATTTTAGTCAGGACATGTCTTATCCGGCCAAGCTGACGCATCTTTTGTTAGGTCGGTTCCAGGCTGGTGGACAGCCTATTCAGGTGATGCCAACGGAGTTGGTGGCGCAGAATGGTACTGCACTAAGGCACCGTGTTCTGGAGATTGCCGCACCCCTGTCTGCCAAGTTTGCGGCCTGGATTGAAGCAGAGGTACGGTTCGTCAACTCGCTGGTGGATCGCATCGTGTCCGAACCCCTGCACCCTGCCGGTGCTGTGGCTGAGCCCTATGCCTTGTGGGCAATAGAAGACTGCCCGGGGCTGCGTTTGCCCTGCGCGCATCCCGCAATCACGGTGGTGGCTACGTTGGAACAGACCGAGGCGCTAAAGCTGTACATCCTTAATCTTGGTCACAGTTACCTTGTTGAGGGATGGTTGCAACGCGGTCGACAGGGGGCGGAATTCGTCCGTGATCTGCTGTCAGATCCCGCCGTGCGCGGCGATCTGGAGAACCTGTATGCCCAGGAGGTCTTGCCTGCATTTGCAGCCCGAGGGTTGGGGCCAGAGGCGCAGGCCTATGTTGCGACCACTCTGGACCGGTTTTCAAACCCGTATCTAGACCACCGCCTGGCAGATATTGCCCAGAACCATCCCGAGAAAGTGCATCGGCGCATCGGCGCATTTCTGGACTGGTCTGCTACGCAAGACAACGCCACCGCGCGCCCAAGGCTCACCGCCATTGTGGATCACATTCGTAAATCAAAGGATCGGACATGA
- a CDS encoding aldo/keto reductase has product MKRNQIGKTAVEVSELSFGCASIGNLYREVSDHDVTALLNCTWDRGIRYFDTAPHYGRGLSEMRLGAFLRGKNRDDYVVSTKVGRRLSPGGALDEADGFVHPLPNDVRYDYSGDGIEAAFEQSCERLGTSRIDILYVHDIGSYTHGAANVAHFADLMDSGVDRLQALKNAGRIGAFGLGVNENAVCLEVMREVDIDVILLAGRLTLLDRSGEEELVDLCRAKGTSLVLGGIFNSGILATGPVPGAHFDYAPPSAGVLAKVTELQRRADAVGVPLATAALRFAVRHPAAASVLLGTAKSKSLTRNLDALDAPWPDGADGIFTPMEDR; this is encoded by the coding sequence ATGAAGCGAAATCAAATCGGCAAAACGGCTGTAGAGGTATCTGAGTTGTCCTTTGGCTGCGCAAGCATTGGCAATCTGTACCGCGAGGTGTCCGATCATGACGTGACCGCGCTTCTCAACTGCACCTGGGACCGGGGCATTCGCTATTTTGACACTGCCCCGCATTATGGACGCGGATTGTCGGAGATGCGGTTGGGGGCATTTCTACGTGGGAAAAATCGGGACGATTATGTGGTGTCGACAAAGGTGGGCCGACGTCTATCCCCGGGTGGGGCACTGGATGAGGCGGACGGGTTCGTGCATCCGCTGCCCAATGATGTGCGATATGACTATTCCGGCGATGGTATCGAGGCCGCGTTTGAGCAAAGTTGTGAGCGGCTTGGGACCTCTCGCATTGATATCCTGTATGTCCACGATATCGGCAGCTACACCCATGGCGCTGCCAATGTGGCGCATTTTGCCGATCTGATGGACAGCGGGGTGGATCGTTTGCAGGCCCTGAAAAACGCGGGCCGGATTGGGGCCTTTGGGCTTGGTGTGAATGAGAATGCGGTCTGCCTGGAGGTGATGCGCGAGGTTGATATTGATGTCATCCTGCTGGCAGGGCGGTTGACGCTGCTGGATCGCAGCGGGGAAGAGGAGCTTGTAGACCTGTGCCGGGCCAAAGGAACAAGCCTAGTTCTGGGTGGGATTTTCAATTCCGGCATCCTGGCCACCGGGCCAGTACCCGGAGCACATTTTGACTATGCCCCGCCCTCGGCTGGGGTACTGGCCAAAGTCACCGAACTTCAACGGCGTGCGGACGCCGTCGGGGTGCCGCTGGCAACCGCAGCTTTGCGGTTCGCGGTACGCCATCCTGCTGCGGCTTCTGTTTTGCTGGGCACTGCCAAATCAAAATCCCTGACACGAAACCTGGATGCTCTGGATGCCCCGTGGCCGGATGGGGCAGATGGTATTTTTACGCCCATGGAAGATCGGTAA